A window from Azoarcus sp. DD4 encodes these proteins:
- the cas8c gene encoding type I-C CRISPR-associated protein Cas8c/Csd1 produces MILQALVRYYQRLMARGAGGIAGYGYSPEKISYEIVLAPNGAVLAVNDIRDTTGKKPQPRVLDVPQPEKRTVGIKSNFLWDKTSYVLGVSATSKRADKEHEAFKALHETALAGVQDEGLQALLAFLQRWSPEQFQAPLFPEEMRDANLVFRLGNEHRHMHEREAANALRARLLGDEEAGEGTPPAAGAICLVSGEVAPIARLHPAIKGVNGAQSSGASLVSFNLDAFTSYGKNQGDNAPVSEQAAFAYTSVLNHLLRRGPDNRQRLQVGDTSVVFWAEAAGSEADAQAAENFLSSLLLPPDDESEANRLRTVLDGLGKGRPLAELDPGLAPGTRMYVLGLAPNASRLSVRYWQVDTLEVFARRLAEHAQDLRIEPLPWRIEPTVYRLLLATVPNREGAMPKADDAFDNLIGETMRAILSGGLYPRSLLANTVLRIRSDGNLSGMRAAICKGVLTRERRLGIRTSDEEIPVSLDKQSTQPGYLLGRLFAVLEFVQRCALGGQVNATIRDRYYGAASATPAAIFPVLLRNTQNHMGKLRKERPGQAVNLEKEIRDIVEGLPDQFPRSLKIEDQGRFAIGYYHQSHTHFAKRDASGDAAENTETETEGAL; encoded by the coding sequence ATGATCCTGCAGGCGCTTGTCCGCTACTACCAGCGCCTGATGGCGCGCGGCGCCGGAGGCATTGCCGGCTACGGCTACAGCCCGGAGAAGATCAGCTACGAGATCGTGCTGGCGCCGAATGGTGCGGTGCTGGCGGTGAATGACATCCGCGACACCACCGGCAAGAAACCGCAGCCCCGCGTGCTGGATGTGCCTCAGCCGGAAAAACGCACGGTCGGCATCAAGTCCAATTTCCTGTGGGACAAGACCAGCTATGTGCTCGGCGTCAGCGCCACCAGCAAGCGTGCCGACAAGGAACACGAAGCCTTCAAGGCGCTGCATGAAACGGCCCTGGCAGGCGTGCAGGACGAAGGGCTGCAAGCCCTGCTGGCCTTTCTGCAGCGTTGGTCGCCGGAGCAGTTCCAGGCGCCGCTGTTTCCCGAGGAAATGCGCGATGCCAACCTGGTGTTCCGCCTGGGGAATGAGCATCGCCACATGCACGAACGCGAAGCGGCGAACGCCCTGCGTGCCCGGCTATTGGGCGATGAGGAGGCTGGAGAAGGCACCCCGCCTGCCGCTGGTGCGATCTGCCTGGTGAGCGGTGAGGTCGCGCCTATTGCCCGCCTGCACCCGGCGATCAAGGGCGTCAACGGCGCGCAAAGTTCCGGGGCCTCGCTGGTGTCCTTCAACCTGGATGCCTTCACCTCCTACGGGAAGAACCAGGGCGACAACGCGCCGGTTTCCGAGCAAGCCGCCTTCGCCTACACCTCGGTGCTGAATCACCTGCTGCGGCGCGGTCCCGATAACCGCCAGCGCCTGCAGGTGGGCGACACCTCGGTGGTGTTCTGGGCGGAAGCGGCCGGCAGCGAGGCTGATGCCCAGGCGGCGGAGAATTTCCTCTCCAGCCTGCTCCTGCCGCCGGACGACGAGAGCGAGGCCAACCGCCTGCGCACGGTGCTGGATGGCCTGGGCAAGGGCAGACCGCTGGCCGAGCTGGACCCCGGCCTTGCGCCCGGCACCCGCATGTATGTGCTCGGTCTGGCGCCGAACGCCTCCCGCCTTTCCGTGCGCTATTGGCAGGTGGATACGCTGGAGGTGTTCGCCAGGCGCTTGGCCGAGCATGCGCAGGATCTGCGTATCGAGCCCTTGCCCTGGCGCATCGAGCCCACGGTCTACCGCCTGCTGCTGGCCACCGTGCCCAACCGCGAGGGGGCGATGCCCAAGGCGGATGATGCCTTCGACAACCTCATCGGCGAAACCATGCGCGCCATCCTCAGCGGTGGCCTGTACCCGCGCAGCCTGCTCGCCAACACCGTGCTGCGCATCCGCAGCGACGGCAATCTTTCCGGCATGCGTGCCGCGATCTGCAAGGGTGTCCTGACGCGCGAGCGCCGCCTGGGCATCCGTACTTCCGACGAGGAGATTCCCGTGAGTCTAGACAAGCAATCCACCCAGCCCGGCTACCTGCTCGGGCGCTTGTTCGCCGTGCTGGAGTTCGTGCAGCGCTGCGCGCTGGGCGGCCAGGTCAACGCCACCATCCGCGACCGCTACTACGGTGCGGCGTCGGCGACACCGGCCGCCATCTTTCCGGTGCTGTTGCGCAACACCCAGAACCACATGGGCAAGCTGCGCAAGGAGCGCCCCGGGCAGGCGGTGAACCTGGAAAAGGAAATCCGCGACATCGTCGAAGGCCTGCCGGACCAGTTTCCGCGCAGCCTGAAGATCGAGGACCAGGGCCGCTTCGCCATCGGCTACTACCACCAGTCCCACACCCATTTTGCCAAGCGCGACGCCAGCGGCGATGCCGCTGAAAACACCGAAACCGAGACCGAAGGAGCCCTTTGA
- the cas7c gene encoding type I-C CRISPR-associated protein Cas7/Csd2 — protein sequence MTAIAHRYEFVYLFDVTNGNPNGDPDAGNLPRLDPETNCGLVTDVALKRKIRNFVTLDKDGSTGYAIYMQEKAVLNNQHKRAYDALEIKPEDKKLPKDEAKAREITAWMCANFFDVRTFGAVMTTGVNAGQVRGPVQLAFATSVEPVLPLEISITRMAVTTEKEAEAQSGDNRTMGRKHILPYGLYRAHGFVSAKLAERTGFSDDDLQLLWRALINMFEHDRSAARGEMAARKLIVFEHDNAMGNAPAHVLFDTVKVTRAKQEDDGPARSFADYRVKVDAEMLPQGVSVREYL from the coding sequence ATGACGGCCATCGCCCACCGCTACGAATTTGTTTACCTGTTCGACGTCACCAACGGCAACCCGAACGGCGACCCGGATGCCGGCAACCTGCCACGCCTGGACCCGGAAACCAACTGCGGGTTGGTGACCGACGTCGCCTTGAAGCGCAAGATCCGCAACTTCGTGACCCTGGATAAGGATGGCAGCACGGGTTACGCCATCTACATGCAGGAAAAGGCGGTGCTCAACAACCAGCACAAGCGGGCCTACGACGCGCTGGAGATCAAACCCGAGGACAAGAAGCTGCCCAAGGACGAGGCCAAGGCGCGGGAGATCACCGCCTGGATGTGTGCCAACTTCTTCGACGTGCGCACCTTCGGCGCGGTGATGACCACCGGCGTCAATGCCGGTCAGGTGCGGGGGCCGGTGCAACTGGCCTTCGCCACCTCGGTGGAGCCGGTGCTGCCGCTTGAAATCTCCATTACCCGCATGGCGGTCACCACCGAGAAGGAAGCGGAGGCGCAAAGCGGCGACAACCGCACTATGGGCCGCAAGCACATCCTGCCCTACGGCCTGTATCGCGCCCATGGTTTCGTTTCGGCCAAGCTGGCCGAGCGTACTGGCTTCTCCGATGACGACCTGCAACTGCTGTGGCGTGCCCTCATCAATATGTTCGAGCATGACCGTTCCGCCGCGCGCGGCGAGATGGCGGCGCGCAAGCTGATCGTCTTCGAGCACGACAACGCCATGGGTAACGCGCCGGCGCATGTGCTGTTCGATACCGTTAAGGTGACGCGGGCGAAGCAGGAAGATGACGGCCCGGCGCGCAGCTTCGCCGACTACAGGGTCAAGGTGGATGCCGAGATGCTGCCCCAGGGCGTGAGCGTGCGCGAGTACCTCTGA
- the cas4 gene encoding CRISPR-associated protein Cas4 yields MEDNLIPLSALQHYLYCPRQCALIHLEQQWAENRQTVEGRLLHDKADKPAIERRHGVRTVTAMPLSSVELGISGVADVVEFHVEAASERPYPVEYKRGRPKAHRADEVQLCAQALCLEAMFGVPVEEGALFYGQPRRREVVVFDEALRTLTQETIAATRAMFLSGGTPLASYDAKRCDNCSLLDLCQPRLLAKAGGVEVWLKRQLQNED; encoded by the coding sequence ATGGAAGACAACCTCATCCCCCTCTCCGCCCTCCAGCACTATCTCTATTGCCCCCGCCAATGCGCGCTCATCCACCTGGAGCAGCAGTGGGCCGAGAACCGGCAGACGGTGGAAGGACGTTTGCTGCACGACAAGGCTGACAAGCCTGCGATAGAGCGGCGCCACGGTGTGCGCACCGTCACCGCCATGCCCTTATCCAGCGTTGAGCTGGGCATCAGCGGGGTGGCGGACGTGGTGGAGTTCCACGTTGAAGCGGCTAGCGAGCGCCCGTATCCAGTGGAGTACAAACGTGGTCGGCCGAAGGCGCACCGGGCAGATGAAGTGCAGCTCTGCGCCCAGGCTCTGTGCCTGGAAGCGATGTTTGGCGTGCCAGTGGAGGAAGGCGCCCTGTTCTACGGCCAGCCACGGCGGCGGGAGGTGGTGGTGTTCGATGAAGCGCTGCGCACCCTGACGCAGGAAACGATAGCTGCCACCCGTGCCATGTTCCTTTCCGGCGGCACGCCGCTGGCCAGTTATGACGCGAAGCGCTGCGACAACTGCTCCCTGCTCGATCTCTGTCAGCCGCGCTTGCTGGCGAAAGCCGGTGGCGTGGAGGTCTGGCTGAAACGGCAATTGCAGAACGAGGATTGA
- the cas1c gene encoding type I-C CRISPR-associated endonuclease Cas1c, with product MRRQLNTLYVTTEGAWLKKDGANIVMEVEGAERARLPVHMLESMVCMGRVMVSPPLLGYCAEQGICVSFLSPNGKFLARMEGPVSGNVLLRREQYRRTDDPARCGLVVRNLLIGKVHNQRAVLGRALRDHGEGMPEADQTALAHARERLRRISARLLLEEKLDVLRGLEGEAAQAYFGVFDHLIRVPEPALRFKGRSRRPPLDAVNALLSFLYTLLTHDCRSALESVGLDPAVGFLHRDRPGRPSLALDLLEEFRPVMADRLALSLINRRQLGERDFVQLDNGAVSLKEESRKTVLTAYQERKREEMRHAFLEEKFAVGLFPAVQAQLFARHLRGDLEAYPPFLWK from the coding sequence ATGCGCCGCCAGCTCAACACCCTGTATGTGACCACCGAAGGCGCCTGGCTGAAGAAGGATGGCGCCAACATCGTCATGGAGGTGGAAGGGGCGGAACGCGCCCGTTTGCCGGTTCACATGCTGGAGAGCATGGTGTGTATGGGGCGGGTGATGGTGTCGCCGCCACTGCTCGGCTACTGCGCCGAGCAGGGCATCTGCGTCAGCTTCCTCTCGCCCAACGGCAAGTTCCTGGCACGCATGGAGGGGCCGGTTTCTGGCAACGTGCTGCTACGGCGCGAGCAATACCGCCGTACCGATGATCCGGCCCGCTGTGGTCTAGTCGTCCGTAATCTGTTGATCGGCAAGGTACATAACCAACGCGCGGTGCTTGGCCGTGCGCTGCGCGATCACGGTGAGGGCATGCCGGAAGCCGATCAGACCGCCCTGGCGCACGCCCGGGAGCGCCTGCGGCGCATCTCCGCGCGCTTGTTGCTGGAAGAGAAGCTGGATGTGTTGCGTGGCCTGGAAGGAGAGGCGGCGCAGGCCTATTTCGGCGTCTTCGATCACCTCATCCGTGTGCCGGAGCCTGCCTTGCGCTTTAAGGGCCGCAGCCGCCGGCCGCCACTGGACGCAGTGAATGCCTTGCTCTCCTTCCTCTACACGTTGCTGACGCATGACTGCCGTTCCGCGTTGGAGAGTGTCGGGCTGGATCCGGCGGTGGGTTTCCTACACCGCGATCGTCCCGGCCGGCCCAGCCTCGCGCTCGACCTGCTGGAAGAGTTTCGCCCCGTCATGGCGGATCGTCTGGCGCTGTCACTGATCAACCGACGCCAACTCGGCGAGCGCGATTTCGTCCAACTGGACAACGGTGCAGTGTCACTCAAGGAAGAGTCCCGCAAAACGGTGCTCACTGCCTATCAGGAGCGCAAGCGGGAGGAGATGCGGCATGCCTTTCTCGAAGAGAAGTTCGCCGTCGGCCTGTTTCCTGCTGTTCAGGCACAACTGTTCGCCCGCCATCTGCGTGGCGATCTGGAAGCCTATCCCCCGTTCCTGTGGAAGTGA
- the cas2 gene encoding CRISPR-associated endonuclease Cas2: MMVLVSYDVSTRESAGERRLRRVAKACRDYGQRVQFSVFEIEVDPAQWTVLKHRLMGLIDPAQDSLRFYYLGKNWKTKVEHIGAKAALDLNGPLVF, translated from the coding sequence ATGATGGTTCTGGTGAGCTATGACGTGAGCACACGCGAGTCCGCCGGGGAGCGCCGCCTCCGGCGCGTCGCCAAGGCTTGCCGTGACTACGGTCAGCGTGTGCAGTTCTCGGTGTTCGAGATCGAGGTTGATCCTGCCCAGTGGACGGTGCTCAAGCATCGGCTGATGGGGCTCATCGACCCAGCGCAAGACAGCCTGCGCTTCTACTATCTGGGCAAGAACTGGAAAACCAAGGTCGAGCACATCGGCGCCAAGGCCGCACTCGATCTGAATGGACCACTGGTTTTCTAA
- a CDS encoding ATP-binding cassette domain-containing protein yields MTAALPAANAVRPPGERPSPLMIRGLVKRYGDTEVVRGIDLELRAGECFTLLGPNGAGKTTTLRCALGLATPTAGDIRLCGEPVPERAREARMRVGIVPQIDNLDPDFTCAENLLVYGRYFGMKDADIRARIPELLAFAGLETKMDARIQSLSGGMKRRLTLARALVNRPELLVLDEPTTGLDPQARHLIWDRLKQLIRNGTTVLLTTHFMDEAERLSDQLAILDTGRMLAGGSPREVIATHIEPQVVEVFGEWGNGGNGSAGAPTWAAQHAAALSDRFEISGETAFCYVRDPAPLLAHLAAQPGLRYLHRPANLEDVFLKLTGRELRD; encoded by the coding sequence ATGACCGCCGCGCTGCCCGCCGCCAACGCCGTCCGCCCGCCCGGCGAACGGCCCTCGCCGCTGATGATCCGCGGCCTGGTCAAACGCTACGGCGACACCGAGGTGGTGCGCGGCATCGACCTCGAACTGCGCGCGGGCGAATGCTTCACCCTGCTCGGCCCCAACGGCGCCGGCAAGACCACCACCCTGCGCTGCGCGCTCGGCCTCGCCACGCCGACCGCCGGCGACATCCGCCTGTGCGGCGAACCGGTGCCCGAGCGCGCCCGCGAAGCGCGCATGCGGGTCGGCATCGTGCCGCAGATCGACAACCTCGACCCCGACTTCACCTGCGCCGAAAACCTGTTGGTGTACGGCCGCTACTTCGGCATGAAGGACGCCGACATCCGCGCCCGCATCCCCGAGCTGCTCGCCTTCGCCGGGCTGGAAACCAAGATGGACGCCCGCATCCAGTCGCTCTCCGGCGGCATGAAGCGGCGCCTGACACTGGCGCGCGCGCTGGTCAACCGCCCCGAACTGCTGGTGCTGGACGAACCCACCACCGGGCTGGACCCGCAAGCCCGCCACCTCATCTGGGACCGCCTCAAGCAGCTCATCCGCAACGGCACCACGGTGCTGCTCACCACCCACTTCATGGACGAGGCCGAACGCCTCTCCGACCAGCTCGCCATCCTCGACACCGGCCGCATGCTCGCCGGCGGCAGCCCGCGCGAAGTGATCGCCACGCACATCGAACCGCAGGTGGTGGAGGTGTTCGGCGAGTGGGGCAATGGCGGCAACGGTTCCGCCGGCGCCCCCACCTGGGCCGCCCAACACGCCGCCGCGCTATCCGACCGCTTCGAGATCAGCGGCGAAACCGCCTTCTGCTACGTCCGCGACCCGGCGCCGCTGCTGGCGCACCTGGCGGCGCAACCGGGGCTGAGGTATCTGCACCGGCCGGCGAATCTGGAGGATGTGTTTTTGAAGCTGACGGGGCGGGAGTTGCGGGATTAA
- a CDS encoding glutathione S-transferase, protein MKLLASLTSPYARKIRILLAEKNIPFELVVDSPWETATRVPEVNPLGKVPALVLDSGEVFFDSPVIAGYIETLGVGPAMLPAGGIERVRVRQSEALADGILDAAVTAYLEGRRPEAQQSPLNLDRQYDKIQRSLAELEKRLADRQWLDGDTLQLGDITVGVALGYLDLRLGYLDWRSGHPVLSAFAERLFARPSFAATVPPAG, encoded by the coding sequence ATGAAACTGCTCGCTTCGCTCACCAGCCCCTACGCCCGCAAGATCCGCATCCTGCTGGCGGAAAAGAACATCCCCTTCGAACTGGTCGTCGATTCGCCCTGGGAGACCGCCACCCGCGTGCCCGAGGTCAATCCGCTGGGCAAGGTGCCGGCGCTGGTGCTGGACAGCGGCGAAGTCTTCTTCGATTCCCCGGTGATCGCCGGCTACATCGAAACCCTGGGCGTCGGGCCGGCCATGCTGCCCGCCGGCGGCATCGAGCGGGTGCGGGTGCGCCAGAGCGAAGCGCTGGCCGACGGCATCCTCGACGCCGCCGTCACCGCCTACCTCGAAGGCCGCCGCCCCGAGGCGCAGCAAAGCCCGCTCAACCTCGACCGCCAGTACGACAAGATCCAGCGCAGCCTGGCCGAACTCGAAAAACGCCTGGCCGACCGCCAGTGGCTGGACGGCGACACCCTGCAGCTCGGCGACATCACCGTGGGCGTCGCGCTCGGCTATCTCGACCTGCGCCTGGGCTACCTCGACTGGCGCAGCGGCCACCCGGTGCTGAGCGCCTTCGCCGAACGGCTGTTCGCCCGGCCCAGCTTCGCCGCCACCGTGCCGCCGGCCGGCTGA
- a CDS encoding alpha/beta hydrolase produces the protein MSSRPIATESALLRGGAGAIEVLIDAPEQVRGIALVCHPHPLFGGANTNKVAHTLARTFRDLGYAAVRPNFRGVGKSEGEHDHGQGETEDMLSVIAWMQSRWGGLPLVLGGFSFGGFVQTRVANRLADGIAPPRQIVLVGMAAGTAADGARHYETPELAKNVPALIIHGESDDTVPLDNVFDWARPQELPVIVVPGADHFFHGRLHLIRDLMLRNVAPASQAA, from the coding sequence ATGAGCAGTCGTCCCATTGCCACCGAATCCGCCCTGCTGCGCGGCGGCGCCGGCGCCATCGAGGTGCTGATCGACGCCCCCGAACAGGTCCGCGGCATCGCCCTCGTCTGCCACCCGCACCCGCTCTTCGGCGGCGCCAACACCAACAAGGTCGCCCACACCCTGGCGCGCACCTTCCGCGACCTCGGCTACGCCGCGGTGCGGCCCAACTTCCGCGGCGTCGGCAAGAGCGAAGGCGAGCACGACCACGGCCAGGGCGAAACCGAGGACATGCTGTCGGTGATCGCCTGGATGCAGTCGCGCTGGGGCGGCCTGCCGCTGGTGCTGGGCGGCTTCTCCTTCGGCGGCTTCGTCCAGACCCGCGTCGCCAACCGCCTGGCCGACGGCATCGCGCCGCCGCGCCAGATCGTGCTGGTGGGCATGGCCGCCGGCACCGCCGCCGACGGCGCCCGCCACTACGAAACCCCGGAGCTGGCCAAGAACGTGCCGGCGCTCATCATCCACGGCGAGTCCGACGACACCGTGCCGCTCGACAACGTGTTCGACTGGGCCCGGCCGCAGGAACTGCCGGTGATCGTCGTCCCCGGCGCCGACCACTTCTTCCACGGCCGCCTGCACCTGATCCGCGACCTGATGCTGCGCAACGTCGCCCCCGCCAGCCAGGCAGCCTGA
- a CDS encoding ferredoxin, whose amino-acid sequence MSYFKHHVFFCCNQRPAGESCCNDHGASAMQVYAKERTAALGLKGKGSVRINKAGCLGRCDDGPVLVVYPDNVWYTYVDKDDIDEIIDQHLAHGRIVERLRLPDSV is encoded by the coding sequence ATGAGCTACTTCAAACACCACGTCTTTTTCTGCTGCAACCAGCGCCCGGCGGGCGAATCCTGCTGCAACGACCACGGCGCCAGCGCCATGCAGGTGTACGCCAAGGAGCGCACCGCCGCGCTCGGCCTCAAGGGCAAGGGCAGCGTGCGCATCAACAAGGCCGGCTGCCTCGGCCGCTGCGACGACGGCCCGGTGCTGGTCGTCTATCCCGACAACGTCTGGTACACCTACGTCGACAAGGACGACATCGACGAGATCATCGACCAGCACCTCGCGCACGGCCGCATCGTCGAACGCCTGCGCCTGCCCGATTCTGTTTGA
- a CDS encoding VanZ family protein has product MPPRPASSLPRNLALAYGVLIVYACLHPFAGWKATGLQLFDFMVAPWPKYFLAIDLVFNVLGYFPLGFVLVAALPRAWPRWRSVATAALLAAALSFGLETAQNFLPTRVSSNVDLGANALGGLLGALAGAWWAHPLFDHRGGLHRWRNERIVGGHTGDAGLILLGLWLLAQLTPDGLLFGSGDVRSLLGLPAPLPFNPDRFIGFETVLIATSVVALGLLARCMMQTPSPWPVVLLFALGLGAKSLATATFFVPGEPLAWLTPGAARGLAAGGVVLATALLLPRVLQHALAGSALLAATALINLMPENPYLYLGRRLINQGNFLNFHGLTQLVASLWPFAALAYLSALGLWRGEHLAGERRL; this is encoded by the coding sequence ATGCCCCCGCGCCCCGCGTCCTCCCTGCCGCGCAATCTCGCCCTCGCCTACGGCGTGCTCATCGTGTACGCCTGCCTGCACCCCTTCGCCGGCTGGAAGGCCACCGGCCTGCAACTGTTCGACTTCATGGTGGCGCCGTGGCCGAAGTACTTCCTCGCCATCGACCTGGTGTTCAACGTGCTGGGCTATTTCCCGCTCGGCTTCGTGCTGGTGGCGGCGCTGCCGCGCGCCTGGCCGCGCTGGCGCAGCGTAGCGACGGCAGCACTGTTGGCGGCGGCGTTGAGCTTCGGCCTGGAGACGGCGCAGAACTTCCTGCCGACACGGGTTTCGAGCAATGTCGATCTCGGTGCCAATGCGCTCGGCGGGCTGCTCGGCGCGCTCGCCGGCGCGTGGTGGGCGCACCCGCTGTTCGACCACCGCGGCGGCCTGCACCGCTGGCGTAACGAACGCATCGTCGGCGGCCACACCGGCGACGCCGGGCTGATCCTGCTCGGCCTGTGGCTGCTCGCCCAGCTCACCCCGGACGGACTGCTGTTCGGCAGCGGCGACGTGCGCAGCCTGCTCGGCCTGCCGGCTCCGCTGCCCTTCAACCCCGACCGCTTCATCGGCTTCGAGACGGTGCTGATCGCCACCTCGGTGGTGGCGCTCGGCCTGCTCGCACGCTGCATGATGCAGACGCCCAGCCCCTGGCCGGTGGTGCTGCTGTTTGCGCTCGGCCTGGGTGCCAAGTCGCTCGCCACCGCCACCTTCTTCGTACCGGGCGAACCGCTCGCCTGGCTCACGCCGGGCGCGGCGCGCGGGCTCGCCGCCGGCGGCGTCGTGCTGGCGACTGCGCTGCTGCTGCCGCGGGTGCTGCAGCACGCGCTGGCCGGCTCGGCGCTGCTGGCCGCCACCGCGCTGATCAACCTGATGCCCGAGAACCCCTACCTCTACCTCGGCCGCCGGCTGATCAACCAGGGCAATTTCCTCAATTTCCACGGCCTGACCCAGCTCGTCGCCAGCCTGTGGCCCTTCGCCGCGCTCGCCTACCTGTCCGCGCTCGGCCTGTGGCGCGGCGAGCACCTGGCCGGCGAACGACGCCTATAA